The Methanomicrobia archaeon sequence GAGCTGTTCGTTCACGGCAGTCCTTACTAGTTCGTTGCCATGGCCCAAAATGAGCGGCCCGTAGGCTAAGCAGTAGTCGATGTAATCCTTGCCGTCCACATCATAGATCCGTGAGCCCCGTGCATGCCGTGTAAAAAACGGATACGGATCATAAGCCCGCACAGGACTGCTAACACCACCGGGCATACAATCCCGGGCCAGTACAAAAAGCCTCTCCGAGTTCATCGTCCCTGAAGACCGTTGTATTTTAATTTTTATAGGAATTAATTACATATGAAATGGGCAAAGTATATCTGGTTGGCTCAGGGCCTGGAGATCCCGAACTGCTGAGTTTGAAGGCTTACCGGCTCATACAAGAAGCTGATGTGATCTTGGTTGATCGTCTCGTGCTCGGTGTGAAAGAGCTGATACCTCTGGGTAAACGGGTTATTGATATTGGTAAAACTGCGAGTGCGCACAAATACACGCAGGATGCGATAAACGACCTTCTCGTGGATCTATCAAAGCAATACGAGATGATTGTGCGATTGAAAGGTGGTGATCCGTACATCTTTGGCAGGGGTGGCGAAGAGGCCACGTATCTCACAGAAAAGGGTGTTGAGTTTGAAGTAGTGCCGGGAATAACATCCGCAATCGCTGTTCCAGGCCTGTTCTCCATCCCACTCACGTACCGCGGTGTCTCTTCTTCTGTGACTATGATCACAGGACATGAAATGGAAGAGAAGAACGAGGAGCTTGATTGGCAGGCTTTAGCGAAGTTAAAGGGTACGCTGGTTATATTGATGGGCGTAGGAACCATGGATACCAATGTTGAGAAACTCTTACGATACGGGATGCCGGTAGAGACGCCCGTAGCGATTATGGAGAAGGGCTTCACCGAAGATGCGCGGATCGTTCGCGGAACGCTGGGCACGATCGCAGAAGTCGCTGCGAAAGCGGGAGTGAAGCCACCGGCCGTTACTGTGATTGGCGATGTGGTTCGCATCAGAGAGAAGCTGATCCTGCATCCTGGGAAATGAGGAAAAAACCTGTTTGATTAAGCCCCACAAAACGCCACCTATCTCGTTCCTAACCGTTCGTCTTTACGGTTCTATTGCGGGCTTGTTATGCGCGGTGCGTGCGATACTCACCAGATTTTTAGCGAATTCGGTATATGATGCGGCATGGAGATGAACAAAAGAAGCGAGGCAGTTCTTTGATATAATACCATCCATGCCATCCCGTATACCCTCGCCCCTGAGCAATTTATATGCAAACTCACTCGAGTCGTCAAGCTCTAGTTCTGCATGGTGGAATTCATGCCCTTTAAACCTGCAGCCTTTCACGCCAAGGATACAATCTTTCTGAATCTCACCGACCACATAGTTAACGACTCGCTTATCTCCGAATGTAACCGAGCCGTTTAAAACACCGCAGAGCTTAAAGCGGTCTCCCTGGTACTCGAGTTCTTCCATCAGATACATCAAGCCCCCACATTCGGCGTAAAGAACACCATAATGCTCGTAAAAGCTTTTTACAGACTCGAGCATCTGTGTGTTCGCGGATAGCTGCTTTGCATACAACTCAGGGAAACCGCCGCCAATATAAAGGGCATCCACACCCTCTGGAAGCTTACTATCACTGATAGGGCTAAAATAAACGAGGTCTGCACCTGCCAGCGCGAGTAAATCCAGATTATCCTGATAATAAAAATTGAACGCCTCGTCAAAAGCTACCGCAATCTTAACACCTGTGCCTTCACGTCCATCCACCGTAAAGATCGTTGACTCCTGCACCGTTAGGGGACGTGCTGATGCGGCAATCGCGAGAAGCGTGTTAAGATCTACGTTCTGCTCTACTGATACTTTAATGTTATCCAAAATACTGCTGAAATCGCTCCATCTTGCTTTGCATTCCGTAGCGGTAATCAATCCGAGATGGCGCATCGAGATCCTGAGTCCGCTATTACGCGGTATCTTACCGATAACCTGTGTACCACTATATCGCTCCACCGCTTTCTGCGCTTTGTCACCGTGTCTCGCGCTTCCAATATTGTTTAGAATAACTCCTGCGATCTGTACTTCAGGATCAAAGTTCTTATAACCGTTAACTACCGCTGCAACACTCCTCGTAATGCTGGCTGCATCAATCACGAGTATAACCGGGCAGTGTAGCGTCTTTGCTATCTGCGCAGTGCTTCCGACATCGTCGTTATAATTTAACCCTTCATACAGTCCCCGTACTCCTTCTATTATTGCTATATCCGCACCCCGACTGCTTCTCTCAACTATCTCTTTTAGCACCGAAGGCGTCATCAAAAACCCGTCCAGATTTCTTGACGCTCTACCAGAGACCAATGTATGAAAGCCAGGATCGATATAGTCCAATCCGACCTTGAATGCCTGCACCTCAAGCTCACGCTCTCGCAAAGCGCTCAAAAGCCCTATACAAATGGTGGTCTTACCTGCAGAGCTTCGGTCCCCTGCAATTACCACCCGTGGGATGTTCATTTCTCGTTCTGTCGTTTCCATTGCCCTTTCCGCTTTCTGTCCTTTATGGGCGGTGAAATCGCTTCTCCCTTTATCGCGCTTAGGTATGTCCTCATCACCACTACTAGTAGTATGTTTGATGAAAGATATTGAGAAAAGGACTTTAGTCGTGATTTGTGATTGGTTGAGCTATAAGCAAGAAAATGTTGTCCGCAGAGCGTGGATCACGAGCAGGTTGAGACTAACAATGACGGGGGAAAGCATACCAGTGATAACGTCCTGCAAGGTACCGGTATGCCGGCGGGTCGAGCATCATCCAGCGCCCGCCTGGGTGAGCGCATCGCATATGTACGTTGCATCGCATTAAAGAAACGGTAACGGGACGGATCTTCGTGCCCGTGGACGAGTGCATCGAAGTTGAAGGAAAGCGGAATGCGGTGAACCTCGAATGGTCTTAAAACGCTGCTCAACCTCCTGCGAGCGGGTTAAGCGCAGGTAGTGAAGCGTGATGCCGACACCAGAGTAAGGTTGCTCTTCTGTCTGCCCGGGATGAACTTTAACTGATGCTGAAACAGAATATGAAAGCAGAGTTAAACGGATTCAGTCGATGAGCAGAGCAACATGAGGCAAGTAGCTTTTTATGGTAAAGGTGGCGTCGGGAAATCGACCGTTAGCTCCAACATTGCCGCGGCATTGGCTGAGCATGGTTGTGCGGTGGTAATGATCGGTTGCGATCCGAAGCATGACTGCACGCGGAACTTGCGGGGAATGGTGGAAATCCCGACTATTCTGGAAACTTCACGAGATCACGGTATAGAGCAGTTAGGCCTTGAAGGGCTCGTAAAGGAACATAGGATCAGACTCGAGGAGATCATCTACAGAGGTTATGGTGGCGTCTTTTGTGCCGAATGCGGGGGGCCACGACCGGGCGTTGGATGCGCGGGGCGAGGCGTCATTGTTGCTATCGACTTGCTAACGAGGCTGAATATCTTTGCGGAACTTAAACCTGACGTGGTGATCTATGACGTACCCGGGGACGTTGTATGTGGCGGTTTTGCCATGCCCTTGAGAAAGGGTCTGGCTGACGAGGTTTACATTGTCACATCCGCGGATTATCTTGCTCTTTACGCTGCGAACGCAATTTGTGAGGGTATTAGAGAGTTTGCCACAAAAGGCGGATCGCCATTGGGTGGTCTCGTTTATAACGTGAGAGGCATGCTTGACGACCACACGGTAGTCCACGATTTCGCCGATTCGATCGGGTCATACGTTATCGGGCACATTCCCAACGCACGTGAGATCGCCGAGGCCGAGATTGCAGGCAAAACGGTCATTGAATATGCACCTGAGAGCGACATTGCCCGTATGTTCCGGGGGCTGGCACAGAACATTTATGGTAATACGTTGACTTCGGTTCCACAGCCTTTACAACCCTCAAAGATGGCGACTCTGGGCCAAGAAATCAGAAGGCGAACAAGAGAGCGGTATACCCTTAACCCTTCAAGGCACAGGGAATAGCCACCTGAATTCGGGCGTTCTCAGGCGTATGCTCTCTTTAAACACTATTTTGATAACGGGTCTCCGAGCTTCTATCGAGGATTTTGATTAAGTGTATCTAAAGCCATCCAAATTTTTTCCCCGGGTTTTTCATCTTTTTTGGTTCTATTTTGGGGGTTTTTACGCCGTTTAGACGTTATTTTCCTCGCTTTCTCGCTTTTTCTCGATAGCTCACGCTACCCTAAACTGCTCCCTGCCTCTTGAGCGTGCATAACTGGTACAGATTGAAGCTAAGACCAGTGAAGATCATCTTCACATGGACCCGCTCGACTGTGGTAACCAGCACGTGTCCGGCTTTGAAAACTCTCTTGATTACGGCATAGTGCCGCTCACCAGGAGCTCTCTTTTTGCTGATGCGGCGATTTCGCAATGTATCCAGGATGCCGATAGGATGTTCCCGAGCACCGCGTTTCATCGTCGCGGAATAGCCCTTGCATCCCGCACCCTGATACCCCTTATCGCGATAGGCGACCTCGCCCTCGTTGGAGAGGTCTATCTGGCTGTCATGGACCGACGCCGTGGTCGTTTCGAGCTCTCGTAAGAGACCAAAGTCTGTATCAACCTTGGTGTGGAGTTTATAGCCAAAATGAGATTTGTTGCCCTTCTTCGCCCACGTACCGTCGGCACTCCGCCGCGTCTTCGCCTCATCGCCGCGTGGCGTATCAGCCTTCGCGTGCCCAGGATCCGCGGTGATAAACGTCGCGTCCTGTACCACGCCTTTTCGCACCTGCAGGCCGAGCGCATCAAGCTGCCGCTGGAGCTCCGCCCAGATCGCTTGATCTCTGCCGGTCTCGGCCAAGCGCTCTCGAAACCGCCAGACGGTCGTAAAATCCGGAATAGTGTGGAAGAACCTGAGGAACTTCCTGAACGAGAGCCGATCTGCGACCTGCTTCTCCAGTTCGGGATCGGCGAGCCCGTGCCACTGCTGAAGCACCAGTAGCTTGATCATCAGCACTTCGTCGGTATTCGGTCGACCGCCTCGTTCGCTCTTGTTATCGTACAGCTCAGCCACTATCGGACGGAACGCTTCCCAATCAAACAACGATTCAATTTCCGCAAGTTTATCGCCAAGTTGTGCCACCCGCTTATACGCCTCGTTCAAACCAAGATCAACAAAACTTTTCATGATAGTAAATATATGTTTTAATATATTTAAAATTATGTGATGTTGCTAGTAAGGGTGTTTTTCAAAATCCTCTATAGTATTCCTTACTTAACCTGTACAGTATTGAAGATCGAGTCTGTAAGTGGGTACAGGCGAAGCGAGATGATGGCGAACGTGGAATTTAAATAAAACGCTTTCGCCACACCTACTACGTTTACGCTCCCACTCCCTCCGGGGAGTTATCAGAAGTGAACGCGCACTCCGGCCAGCCAACCATGATTCGAGCGCCGCCGGGCTGAGCAGAGTATAGGTTTAAATATGAGCGCAAGGAGATATAACTGGTGGGCGTAATGGAGTTCCAAAACGGTATCTTCTTTAGACACGTGTGCGTTTGAACGAGCGCATTCTCTCTTAAATTAAAGGGTAAGTGGGGAGCGAGTAAATGAGTAAAATCGTGGTTCTCATTACCGATCTGTTTGAGGATGTGGAGTACACGAAGCCCGCCGCAGCGTTTATCAAAGCGGGGCATGAGCTGGTTCACGTGGGCTTACAGGCGGGTAAAACGGTCAGAGGCAAGAAGGCAGAAACGCCCGTAACAATTGATAAAGCAGTTAAAGATGTTTCCGTGAATGAGTTCGACGCACTTTTCATTCCCGGCGGCTATTCGCCCGATAAACTCCGGGTCGATGATGACGCGGTACAGTTTGTGAAAGCGTTTGTGGAGAGCGATAAACTGATCTTATCCATCTGCCATGCACCCCAACTGCTCATTACCGCGCAGGTGCTCCAGGGCCGGAGGATAACCGGCTGGAAGTCGATCATCCAGGACATCAAGAACGCCGGTGCGGAATATCTCGATCAAGCGGTCGTTGAGGATGGCAACCTCGTTTCGAGCCGGTATCCCGGTGATCTCCCAGCCTTTATCAGAGCAGCACTGGCGAAACTGACTGGCATAACGCGAACGAGCAACGGTCCATAACCCGGACGATTTCTTCTCGGTCCTCGAGTCTGCGTGATACTACACACAGCATCGCAACTTTCTTATGAGCGTTCCACATGAGGAGAACATAGTATGTACAACTCGCTCAGGGAGCTTGGTATCGAAGCGGAACGTAAAGGGCGAGCAGAGATGCGTGGTGACTCGAAGTCAGCAAAGATAAAGACACTTTTGTACCGGGCGATGACACCCATCTTCTTCAATATCCAGACCGAGAAGGAATGCTATCACTTCATCTTCCAGAAGGATGGCTCGGTCGTTTTATCTCCTGGATTACACCCTAAGCCGGACATTAACTTGACTGGTGCGTACGACGAAGTAATCCACCTGCTGCAGACGCGAGATAAAAAACTGTTTGAGCTGGTTCAGCGGACGGGCAAGATCACGATAACAACGCCCACGTTCAAGGGTCGCGAGGCAGTCGTCAAATTGCGGGAGATGTTCCACTAACGAACGAGCCGCGCCGGCAGCATGTGAAACACCCGTCAACACCACGGGTTTACAGATCACCGTCTACACTCACTTTTTCTGCTTTTCAGACGCCTTTTCGAGTTTATCGAAGGCGGCCCGCATCAGTTCCTCGCCTTCCGTTATCCGCTCAAAGGCGCGCCGGAGCAATTCGTTCCCCTCTTCGAGCGGCGTGATCCACGATTCAAATGCATCCTTTGCATCGTCAAACGGTTTGAGGAGCTCTTTGAAGACGCGTTCTGTCTCTTCCGAAGGCGTTATCCAGTCCTTAAAGCGCTTCTCTTCCTCGCCGATGGGCTTGATCCGCTCCTCAAATACCCGCTCCGCTTCTTTGAACGGCTTCAGCAAGTCCTGAAACGCCTGCTTCATCGCCTCAAACGGCGGTCGGAGCTCTTTAAACGCCTTCTCAGCGTCCTCAAATTTGGCAACCAGGGCTTTAAATTCCGGTTCTTGCATATCACCTGTTCACTCCTTACACCAGCAAATACAAAAAGGGTGCCGGCAATAAGATACTTTCTATACCTTCCGCTTCTGCAGCACCGTTACCAGCAACGCTAACCTGTTTATCGGTCATTTACCAGGACGAGCTCGAGCCTGTCTGCAAGCAACCGTGCAACATCATGCAGGCTAGCTTATTTACTGCAGAAGGGAATGTTTTCCTAGAGGTCCTGTGCCTGCAGAGTGAGGTGCCTCAGATCACGCCTGCTTCCAGTCTACCACAGATAAAGTATCACGTACCATGTTTCACCTGTTGATTCGGTTTCTCAGGACCATCTCGTGGCGCGTCCGAGAGCGACGCACCTTGATTTATGCTGGCATCTATCTTGCCGCGTTATGGATCGTGGCCACACTCCTGTTCCATCTCTGCGAGCACGTCTCGCTCTTCGACGCGTTTTACTGGAGTGTTACCACCACGACCACGGTAGGCTATGGCGATATCGTTGCGCGGACCGCTATCGGTAAAATCGCTTCAATTGCCGTGATGCTCAGTGGTATTGGCATCTTAGGGTTGCTCTTGGCGAGCTTTACGGACATCCTGATCGAAACAAGTTTAAAAAGGCGGCATCGCATCAGATCTTTCATGGA is a genomic window containing:
- the cobA gene encoding uroporphyrinogen-III C-methyltransferase → MTYEMGKVYLVGSGPGDPELLSLKAYRLIQEADVILVDRLVLGVKELIPLGKRVIDIGKTASAHKYTQDAINDLLVDLSKQYEMIVRLKGGDPYIFGRGGEEATYLTEKGVEFEVVPGITSAIAVPGLFSIPLTYRGVSSSVTMITGHEMEEKNEELDWQALAKLKGTLVILMGVGTMDTNVEKLLRYGMPVETPVAIMEKGFTEDARIVRGTLGTIAEVAAKAGVKPPAVTVIGDVVRIREKLILHPGK
- the cfbB gene encoding Ni-sirohydrochlorin a,c-diamide synthase — protein: MNIPRVVIAGDRSSAGKTTICIGLLSALRERELEVQAFKVGLDYIDPGFHTLVSGRASRNLDGFLMTPSVLKEIVERSSRGADIAIIEGVRGLYEGLNYNDDVGSTAQIAKTLHCPVILVIDAASITRSVAAVVNGYKNFDPEVQIAGVILNNIGSARHGDKAQKAVERYSGTQVIGKIPRNSGLRISMRHLGLITATECKARWSDFSSILDNIKVSVEQNVDLNTLLAIAASARPLTVQESTIFTVDGREGTGVKIAVAFDEAFNFYYQDNLDLLALAGADLVYFSPISDSKLPEGVDALYIGGGFPELYAKQLSANTQMLESVKSFYEHYGVLYAECGGLMYLMEELEYQGDRFKLCGVLNGSVTFGDKRVVNYVVGEIQKDCILGVKGCRFKGHEFHHAELELDDSSEFAYKLLRGEGIRDGMDGIISKNCLASFVHLHAASYTEFAKNLVSIARTAHNKPAIEP
- a CDS encoding nitrogenase iron protein; amino-acid sequence: MRQVAFYGKGGVGKSTVSSNIAAALAEHGCAVVMIGCDPKHDCTRNLRGMVEIPTILETSRDHGIEQLGLEGLVKEHRIRLEEIIYRGYGGVFCAECGGPRPGVGCAGRGVIVAIDLLTRLNIFAELKPDVVIYDVPGDVVCGGFAMPLRKGLADEVYIVTSADYLALYAANAICEGIREFATKGGSPLGGLVYNVRGMLDDHTVVHDFADSIGSYVIGHIPNAREIAEAEIAGKTVIEYAPESDIARMFRGLAQNIYGNTLTSVPQPLQPSKMATLGQEIRRRTRERYTLNPSRHRE
- a CDS encoding IS5 family transposase, whose product is MKSFVDLGLNEAYKRVAQLGDKLAEIESLFDWEAFRPIVAELYDNKSERGGRPNTDEVLMIKLLVLQQWHGLADPELEKQVADRLSFRKFLRFFHTIPDFTTVWRFRERLAETGRDQAIWAELQRQLDALGLQVRKGVVQDATFITADPGHAKADTPRGDEAKTRRSADGTWAKKGNKSHFGYKLHTKVDTDFGLLRELETTTASVHDSQIDLSNEGEVAYRDKGYQGAGCKGYSATMKRGAREHPIGILDTLRNRRISKKRAPGERHYAVIKRVFKAGHVLVTTVERVHVKMIFTGLSFNLYQLCTLKRQGAV
- a CDS encoding type 1 glutamine amidotransferase, with translation MSKIVVLITDLFEDVEYTKPAAAFIKAGHELVHVGLQAGKTVRGKKAETPVTIDKAVKDVSVNEFDALFIPGGYSPDKLRVDDDAVQFVKAFVESDKLILSICHAPQLLITAQVLQGRRITGWKSIIQDIKNAGAEYLDQAVVEDGNLVSSRYPGDLPAFIRAALAKLTGITRTSNGP